From a single Mycolicibacterium moriokaense genomic region:
- a CDS encoding SRPBCC family protein — MATSDSREVVIEASPEEILDVIADVEATPTWSSQYQSAEVLESYDDGRPRRVKMKVKSAGITDEQVVEYSWTDDSASWTLISASALKSQDASYTLTPDGDKTKVRFDISIDLSVPLPGFVLKRAMKGAMETATDGLRKQVLKVKRGS, encoded by the coding sequence ATGGCTACCAGCGATTCCCGCGAGGTCGTAATCGAGGCGAGCCCGGAGGAGATCCTCGACGTCATCGCCGATGTCGAGGCCACGCCGACCTGGTCGTCGCAGTATCAGAGCGCCGAGGTGCTGGAGTCCTATGACGACGGACGGCCGCGCCGCGTCAAGATGAAGGTGAAGTCGGCGGGTATCACCGATGAGCAGGTCGTCGAGTACAGCTGGACCGACGACAGCGCGAGCTGGACGTTGATCAGCGCGAGTGCGCTCAAATCGCAGGATGCGTCCTACACGTTGACGCCCGACGGCGACAAGACCAAGGTGCGCTTCGACATCTCCATCGACCTGTCGGTGCCGCTACCCGGGTTCGTCCTCAAGCGGGCGATGAAGGGGGCGATGGAAACCGCGACCGACGGACTGCGCAAGCAGGTGCTGAAGGTGAAGAGGGGAAGCTGA
- a CDS encoding MCE family protein — translation MVRLPRTVWIQLAILAAVTVIAGGIMAFGFVNVPALIGIGRYNVILELPSSGGLYPTSVVTYRGSEVGRVTSVEVTRDGVQAVLKLDSSTKIPSDVTAEVHSRSAVGEQFVQLIPSTDDSDANFLRAGDVIGVDRVQVPPEIGSLLDATNQALQAIPQDNLRTVVDEAATAVAGLGPELSRIVDGSTALAIEAGRTVDPITKLIDQSPPVLNSQVQTADSIETWANRMASITGQLKAQDTAFAGLLTQGGPALEEGRALFDRMAPALPILLADMVSLGDIAVAYRSDIEQLLVLFPQGTAVMSAIILPNSGTKQDYKGVYLDFNLNLNLPPPCNTGFLPVRQQRSPSLQDAPERPAGELYCRVPQDSGLNVRGVRNIPCETVPGKRAPSVEICESDEQYVPLNDGYNWKGDPNATLSGQGVPQYAPGLDPRLPPPAGTGTAIPPAAAPPPPVVAVPYDPATGEYVGPDGQRHTQANLAHAGNQTWQSMLIPPG, via the coding sequence ATGGTGCGTCTGCCCCGCACGGTGTGGATTCAGCTTGCGATCCTCGCCGCGGTCACGGTGATCGCAGGCGGCATCATGGCTTTCGGCTTCGTGAACGTGCCTGCGCTGATCGGCATCGGCCGGTACAACGTGATTCTCGAGTTGCCGTCGTCCGGCGGGCTGTATCCGACATCGGTCGTCACCTACCGCGGGTCCGAGGTCGGCAGGGTCACGTCCGTCGAGGTAACCCGCGACGGTGTGCAGGCCGTTCTGAAACTGGACTCGTCGACCAAGATCCCGTCCGACGTCACCGCGGAGGTGCACAGCCGCTCCGCCGTCGGTGAGCAGTTCGTCCAGTTGATTCCCTCGACAGACGACTCCGACGCGAATTTCCTGCGTGCAGGCGACGTGATCGGAGTGGACCGGGTCCAGGTGCCGCCGGAGATCGGCAGCCTGCTCGACGCTACCAACCAGGCGCTACAGGCGATCCCGCAGGACAATCTGCGCACCGTCGTCGACGAGGCCGCCACGGCGGTCGCCGGACTCGGTCCGGAACTGTCCCGCATCGTCGACGGATCGACGGCACTGGCGATCGAGGCCGGCCGAACCGTCGACCCGATCACGAAGCTGATCGACCAGTCACCACCTGTGCTGAATTCCCAAGTGCAGACGGCGGATTCGATCGAGACCTGGGCCAACCGGATGGCTTCGATCACCGGCCAGCTCAAGGCACAGGACACCGCCTTCGCCGGGTTGCTCACCCAAGGGGGTCCAGCCCTGGAGGAGGGCCGGGCACTGTTCGACCGGATGGCGCCCGCGCTGCCGATACTGCTGGCCGACATGGTCAGTCTCGGCGACATCGCCGTGGCCTACCGCAGCGACATCGAGCAGTTGTTGGTGCTGTTCCCGCAGGGCACCGCCGTCATGTCGGCGATCATCCTGCCCAACTCGGGCACCAAGCAGGATTACAAGGGCGTCTACCTCGACTTCAACCTCAACCTCAACCTGCCGCCACCGTGCAACACCGGGTTTTTGCCTGTGCGCCAACAGCGTTCGCCGTCCCTGCAGGATGCGCCCGAGCGCCCGGCAGGCGAGCTGTACTGCCGGGTGCCGCAGGACTCCGGCCTCAATGTCCGTGGGGTGCGCAACATTCCGTGCGAGACGGTGCCTGGTAAGCGAGCCCCGTCGGTCGAGATCTGCGAAAGTGACGAGCAGTACGTGCCGCTCAACGACGGCTACAACTGGAAGGGAGACCCCAACGCCACACTGTCCGGACAGGGAGTGCCGCAGTACGCACCGGGTCTCGATCCCCGGCTGCCCCCGCCGGCGGGCACCGGCACCGCGATCCCGCCTGCGGCGGCGCCCCCGCCGCCGGTGGTCGCCGTGCCCTACGACCCCGCGACCGGTGAGTACGTCGGACCGGACGGCCAGCGTCACACGCAGGCGAACCTGGCGCACGCGGGCAACCAGACCTGGCAGTCGATGCTGATCCCGCCCGGTTAA
- a CDS encoding MlaE family ABC transporter permease, translated as MTEVAWSKPALAVGDFVVLSGETFAAMFRRPFAWRELIEQIWFVARVSIVPTLVLSIPYTVLIVFTLNIVLIEVGAGDLSGAGAALASVTQVGPVVTAIVVSGAGATAMCADLGARTIREEIDAMKVIGVNPVQALVVPRVIAATFVALMLYSVVAVVGLTGSYFFVVFVQDVTPGAFVAGLTLLTGLPQVIVSLVKALLFGLSAGLIACYKGLHVGGGPTAVGTAVNETVVFAFMALFLINILATAFGVKVAP; from the coding sequence ATGACGGAGGTGGCCTGGTCGAAGCCCGCGCTCGCGGTGGGCGATTTCGTCGTGCTGTCCGGCGAGACCTTCGCCGCGATGTTCCGCAGGCCGTTCGCCTGGCGTGAGCTGATCGAGCAGATCTGGTTCGTCGCGCGGGTGTCCATCGTCCCCACGCTGGTGCTGTCGATTCCCTACACCGTGCTGATCGTGTTCACGTTGAACATCGTGCTGATCGAGGTCGGTGCCGGTGACCTGTCCGGGGCCGGTGCGGCGCTGGCGTCGGTCACACAGGTCGGTCCCGTGGTCACTGCGATCGTCGTGTCCGGCGCGGGGGCGACCGCGATGTGTGCCGATCTGGGCGCAAGGACCATTCGCGAGGAGATCGACGCCATGAAGGTCATCGGCGTCAATCCCGTACAGGCGCTGGTGGTGCCGCGGGTGATCGCGGCGACTTTCGTTGCGCTGATGCTCTATTCGGTGGTCGCGGTCGTCGGGCTGACGGGCAGCTACTTCTTCGTCGTCTTCGTCCAGGACGTCACACCGGGTGCCTTCGTCGCGGGGTTGACGTTGTTGACCGGCCTGCCCCAGGTGATCGTCTCGTTGGTCAAGGCGCTGCTGTTCGGGCTGTCGGCCGGCCTGATCGCCTGCTACAAGGGCCTGCACGTCGGCGGCGGTCCGACCGCGGTGGGCACAGCGGTCAACGAGACCGTCGTCTTCGCCTTCATGGCGCTGTTCCTCATCAATATTCTGGCCACCGCGTTCGGTGTGAAGGTCGCGCCGTGA
- a CDS encoding MCE family protein, producing MNMSRRNARIALAAVLVVILAVGVTAVATPWWDRVTKDTFVAYFANANGLYAGDEVRILGVAVGTVDAIDPQPTRTKVTFSVDREYPVPADARAAILSPSLVTARAIQLVPAYSGGPKLAPGATIPLERTAVPVEWDDFRQQLEKLTESLQPTTPGGVSPVGEFINTAADNLRGNGVTARDTVIKLSQAVSALGDHSTDIFSTVRNLQLLVSALSSSSDLLADFNTNLADISTVLTNTPNEVADATRQLDGAVTDLRGFVAENREGLGVTLDRLASITTALNDSRGDIKQVLHITPTVFQNFMNIYQPAQSSVTGILAPVNFANTVQFICSAIEAASRQGFEKSAKLCMQYLAPIIKNRQYNFPPLGINPFAGASARPNEITYSENRLNPNLPPPPLIDVPPPLPAEATLPLAPLPAATPTDPNQGLAGLMVPGGTP from the coding sequence GTGAACATGTCTCGACGCAACGCGCGGATCGCGCTGGCGGCAGTCCTCGTCGTCATCCTGGCCGTGGGGGTCACAGCGGTGGCGACGCCGTGGTGGGACCGCGTTACCAAGGACACGTTCGTGGCGTACTTCGCCAACGCCAACGGCCTTTACGCCGGGGACGAAGTGCGCATCCTGGGTGTCGCCGTCGGCACCGTCGACGCGATCGACCCGCAGCCGACGCGGACGAAGGTCACTTTCTCGGTGGACCGCGAGTACCCGGTGCCCGCCGACGCCCGCGCCGCGATCCTGTCACCCTCGCTGGTCACCGCTCGGGCGATTCAGCTCGTTCCCGCCTACTCCGGCGGTCCGAAACTTGCTCCGGGAGCGACGATTCCGCTGGAGCGGACGGCTGTGCCCGTCGAGTGGGACGACTTCCGCCAGCAGTTGGAGAAGCTCACCGAGTCGCTGCAGCCGACGACGCCTGGCGGTGTCAGCCCGGTCGGGGAGTTCATCAACACCGCGGCGGACAACCTGCGAGGCAACGGTGTAACCGCGCGCGACACCGTCATCAAACTCTCCCAGGCGGTTTCGGCGCTTGGCGACCACAGCACCGACATCTTCAGCACCGTGCGCAATCTGCAGTTGCTGGTGTCGGCCCTGTCGTCGAGCAGTGATCTACTCGCGGATTTCAACACCAATCTGGCCGACATCAGCACGGTGTTGACGAACACGCCCAACGAGGTGGCCGACGCGACTCGGCAGTTGGACGGTGCCGTCACCGACCTCCGCGGTTTCGTCGCCGAGAACCGTGAAGGTCTGGGCGTCACGCTCGATCGGCTCGCGTCCATCACGACGGCGCTGAACGACAGCCGTGGAGACATCAAGCAGGTCCTCCACATCACGCCGACGGTGTTCCAGAACTTCATGAACATCTACCAGCCTGCGCAGAGCTCCGTTACCGGCATCCTGGCGCCGGTGAACTTCGCCAACACGGTCCAGTTCATCTGCAGCGCAATCGAAGCGGCGTCGCGCCAGGGCTTCGAGAAGTCTGCCAAGCTGTGCATGCAGTACCTGGCTCCCATCATCAAGAACCGCCAGTACAACTTCCCTCCGCTGGGCATCAACCCGTTCGCGGGCGCGTCGGCGCGGCCCAACGAGATCACCTACAGCGAGAACCGGCTGAATCCGAACCTGCCGCCCCCGCCACTCATCGATGTCCCTCCGCCGCTGCCCGCCGAGGCGACGCTGCCGCTCGCACCGCTGCCCGCGGCCACGCCGACCGATCCGAACCAGGGCTTGGCAGGGCTGATGGTTCCCGGGGGGACGCCGTGA
- a CDS encoding MCE family protein gives MRGTGRALTRVVLFTAMCLVFMFVLVTVFGQFRFDPRTTYSAVFSNVSGLKGGNFVRIAGVEVGKVRHMTLNRDGTVTVEFAIDKNLTLTQGTKAAVRYENLIGDRYLSLEEGAGSVHKLQPGQTIPLERTSPALDIDALLGGFRPLFRALDPDQVNALSSELLRVFQGQGGTIASVLSHTSALTSTLAGRDQLIGDVIKNLHTVLATFAARDAQFSEGLDKLSQLAQGLAERRTDIATATAHINAAAGSVADLLTDARQPINDTVTQADRVSGQIMADHEYVDDLLKTLPDAYQVLARQGLYGDYFGFYLCDAVLKLNGKGGQPTFVKVVGQDTGRCAAR, from the coding sequence ATGAGGGGCACCGGGCGCGCACTGACGCGGGTGGTGCTGTTCACCGCGATGTGCCTCGTCTTCATGTTCGTGCTCGTCACCGTGTTCGGCCAGTTCCGTTTCGATCCGAGGACCACCTACAGCGCGGTGTTCTCGAATGTGTCGGGGCTGAAGGGCGGCAACTTCGTTCGCATCGCCGGAGTCGAGGTCGGCAAGGTCCGACACATGACCCTGAACAGGGACGGGACGGTCACGGTCGAATTCGCCATCGACAAGAACCTGACGTTGACCCAGGGCACCAAGGCGGCGGTGCGCTATGAGAACCTCATCGGCGATCGGTATCTGTCCCTCGAAGAGGGCGCGGGTTCGGTGCACAAACTCCAACCGGGACAGACCATTCCGCTCGAACGGACCTCACCCGCACTCGACATCGACGCGCTGCTCGGCGGGTTTCGCCCGCTGTTCCGCGCACTGGACCCCGACCAGGTGAACGCTCTGTCGAGCGAGCTACTGCGGGTCTTCCAGGGGCAGGGCGGCACGATCGCGTCGGTGCTGTCCCACACCTCGGCACTGACGTCGACGCTCGCCGGCCGCGACCAGCTCATCGGTGACGTGATCAAGAATCTGCACACCGTGCTGGCGACCTTCGCCGCCCGCGACGCTCAATTCTCCGAAGGGCTGGACAAACTGTCGCAGCTCGCGCAGGGACTGGCCGAGCGCCGGACCGACATCGCGACCGCGACCGCCCACATCAACGCCGCGGCCGGCTCCGTCGCCGACCTGTTGACCGATGCGCGCCAACCCATCAACGACACCGTGACTCAGGCCGATCGGGTGTCGGGTCAGATCATGGCCGACCACGAGTACGTCGACGATCTCCTCAAGACGCTTCCCGACGCGTATCAGGTCCTGGCGCGGCAGGGCCTTTACGGCGACTACTTCGGCTTCTACCTGTGTGACGCCGTGCTGAAACTCAACGGCAAGGGTGGCCAGCCGACCTTCGTCAAGGTCGTCGGCCAGGACACGGGACGGTGCGCAGCCAGATGA
- a CDS encoding MCE family protein, whose product MTRFTLKRPTFKPLAERNRLAVGIVGILVVVLAVIAAFSYDRIPFIKGTTDYSAYFAEAGGIKPGSDVRVSGMSVGRVSSVKLEGTKVLVDFTVRNGVELGDRTEAAIKTETVLGNKMLEITPRGDGRLEGTIPLERTTSPYDLPTALGDLTTTISALDTTQLSSALTTLADTFKDTPPDLRIALEGVARFSDTLNARDAQLRSLLADANKVTAVLGKRSDQIASLVVNTNALLSEILSQRDSVDALMNNLTAAAAQISGLVEDNRTQLRPALDKVNGVLTILDNRKQELQRTLYLLRRYAMSFGEVLGSGPFFKASLVNLLPGQFAQPFIDAAFSDLGLDPNVLLPSQLVDPGVGQPGTPALPVPFPRTGQGGEPHLNLPDAITGNPGDQGCGPPGLPLPGPTGCYPYHQPLPAPPPGDPSPGPPALGPAPGELPPPTIGPPVPAPANGGQ is encoded by the coding sequence ATGACCCGATTCACGTTGAAGCGGCCAACCTTCAAGCCGCTGGCCGAACGCAACCGGCTTGCGGTCGGCATCGTCGGGATTCTCGTCGTGGTGCTCGCGGTCATCGCCGCCTTCTCCTACGACCGGATTCCGTTCATCAAGGGCACCACCGACTACTCGGCCTACTTCGCCGAGGCCGGCGGTATCAAGCCCGGAAGTGACGTGCGGGTGTCGGGCATGTCGGTGGGCCGGGTGTCCAGTGTTAAGCTCGAAGGCACAAAGGTGTTGGTGGACTTCACCGTTCGCAACGGTGTCGAGCTCGGTGACCGCACCGAGGCCGCGATCAAGACCGAAACGGTGCTCGGCAACAAGATGCTCGAGATCACCCCACGCGGAGACGGTCGACTCGAAGGCACCATTCCGCTGGAACGCACCACGTCGCCCTACGACCTGCCCACCGCACTGGGCGATCTGACCACCACCATCAGCGCGTTGGACACCACCCAGCTGTCGTCGGCGCTGACGACGTTGGCGGACACCTTCAAGGACACCCCGCCCGATCTGCGGATCGCCCTCGAAGGCGTCGCGCGGTTCTCCGACACCCTGAACGCACGGGACGCGCAGCTGCGCAGCCTGCTCGCGGACGCCAACAAGGTGACGGCTGTGCTCGGCAAGCGCAGCGACCAGATCGCCAGCCTGGTCGTCAACACCAATGCCCTGCTGAGTGAGATTCTGTCGCAACGTGATTCCGTCGACGCCCTGATGAACAACCTCACCGCGGCGGCCGCGCAGATCTCCGGACTGGTCGAGGACAACAGGACCCAGCTGCGGCCGGCACTCGACAAGGTCAACGGTGTGCTGACGATCCTGGACAACCGCAAGCAGGAGCTCCAACGCACGCTGTACCTCCTGCGGCGGTACGCCATGTCGTTCGGTGAGGTGCTCGGATCCGGCCCGTTCTTCAAGGCGTCGTTGGTCAACCTCTTGCCGGGACAGTTCGCGCAGCCCTTCATCGACGCGGCGTTCTCCGATCTGGGGCTCGACCCCAACGTGCTGCTGCCGTCGCAACTCGTCGACCCCGGTGTCGGCCAGCCAGGCACGCCGGCGCTGCCCGTCCCCTTCCCGCGGACCGGCCAGGGCGGCGAACCACACCTGAATCTGCCCGACGCCATCACCGGCAATCCCGGCGATCAAGGATGCGGTCCACCAGGACTGCCGCTGCCCGGTCCGACGGGTTGCTACCCCTACCACCAACCGCTGCCGGCCCCCCCGCCGGGCGACCCGTCGCCAGGGCCGCCTGCGCTCGGACCCGCGCCGGGTGAGTTACCGCCGCCGACGATCGGGCCGCCGGTACCTGCGCCCGCGAACGGAGGGCAGTGA
- a CDS encoding MCE family protein has product MSQSPLNSPRRGGIDPIWWAPVLFLVAAALIALTAMLFSGTLSKTVPLTLVSDRAGLVMEDGAKVKLRGVQIGEVRSIGTQSGADGEVSKLTLKIDPGPFRYLPSNVEAEIKSSTAFGAKYVDLIVPPGGASPEPLKPGAVLRSRNVTVEVNTVFENLQAVVQAIDPAKLNSVLTAVAESLRGKGDLIGEAITSGNNVLLAVNPRMDTVRKDWQLFGQTAAAYSDAAQDILSILDSFSTTSTTISANAKALDSLLLSAVGFSQSGINTIGGNQPNLVRAINTVEPTTGLLNKYSPTYTCLFLGAQWFLENGGRDALGGNGKSVIMDAALLMGDDPYRYPDHLPKVNATGGPGGKPSCGSLPDISKNYPVKYLVTDTGFGTGLDLRPNPGIGFPGIANYFPVTKANPEPPRIRYPGGPAPGPLPTYPGAPPYGAALYAPDGTPLYPPPPPGVPPQVMPGTPIPGGQP; this is encoded by the coding sequence ATGAGTCAGAGTCCGCTCAACTCGCCGCGGCGGGGTGGCATCGACCCCATCTGGTGGGCGCCGGTGCTGTTTCTGGTGGCCGCGGCGCTGATCGCGCTCACCGCGATGCTGTTCTCCGGGACGCTGTCCAAGACTGTTCCGCTGACGCTGGTCTCCGACCGGGCGGGCCTGGTGATGGAGGACGGCGCCAAGGTGAAGTTGCGCGGCGTGCAGATCGGCGAGGTCCGATCGATCGGCACCCAATCCGGCGCCGACGGTGAGGTTTCCAAGCTCACCCTCAAGATCGACCCGGGTCCCTTCCGTTATCTGCCGAGCAATGTCGAAGCGGAGATCAAGTCCAGCACGGCATTCGGCGCCAAGTACGTCGATCTCATCGTTCCGCCCGGCGGCGCCAGTCCCGAGCCGCTCAAGCCGGGTGCGGTGCTGCGGTCGCGCAATGTGACCGTCGAGGTCAACACCGTCTTCGAGAACCTGCAGGCCGTGGTGCAGGCCATCGATCCTGCGAAGCTGAACTCGGTGCTGACGGCCGTCGCCGAATCACTGCGCGGCAAGGGCGATCTCATCGGAGAGGCCATCACCAGCGGCAACAACGTACTGCTCGCGGTCAACCCACGGATGGACACGGTTCGCAAGGACTGGCAGCTGTTCGGCCAGACCGCCGCGGCGTATTCCGATGCGGCACAGGACATCCTGTCGATACTGGATTCCTTCTCGACCACCAGCACCACGATCTCCGCCAACGCGAAGGCACTGGACTCGCTGCTGCTCTCGGCTGTCGGGTTCTCACAGTCGGGCATCAACACGATCGGCGGCAACCAGCCCAACCTCGTGCGTGCCATCAACACCGTGGAGCCCACGACGGGCCTGCTAAACAAGTACTCGCCGACCTACACGTGTCTGTTCCTGGGTGCGCAGTGGTTCCTGGAGAACGGTGGTCGGGATGCGTTGGGCGGCAATGGTAAATCCGTCATCATGGATGCCGCCCTGCTGATGGGTGACGACCCGTACCGCTATCCCGACCATCTGCCGAAGGTGAACGCGACAGGTGGACCGGGCGGCAAGCCCAGCTGCGGTTCGCTGCCCGACATCAGCAAGAACTATCCGGTGAAATACCTCGTCACCGACACCGGCTTCGGCACCGGTCTCGATCTGCGACCGAATCCGGGTATCGGCTTCCCCGGCATCGCGAACTACTTCCCGGTCACCAAGGCCAATCCCGAACCGCCGAGGATCCGCTATCCCGGTGGTCCGGCGCCGGGCCCGCTGCCCACCTATCCCGGCGCGCCTCCGTACGGCGCAGCGCTGTACGCACCGGACGGGACCCCGCTCTACCCGCCGCCGCCTCCCGGGGTACCGCCCCAGGTCATGCCGGGGACGCCGATACCAGGGGGACAACCATGA
- a CDS encoding UBP-type zinc finger domain-containing protein produces the protein MSDAVDPTVPPSGTGCVECDEVGGWWVHLRRCAACGHIGCCDDSLARHATAHWRSTGHPVIRSFEPGEDWFWNYDTNSYYDGPKLAPPDNHPEDQPAPGPANRVPKDWMVQLRSRRD, from the coding sequence ATGAGCGACGCCGTCGACCCGACCGTTCCGCCGAGCGGCACCGGGTGCGTGGAGTGCGATGAGGTCGGCGGCTGGTGGGTGCATCTGCGCCGCTGCGCCGCGTGTGGGCATATCGGTTGCTGTGACGACTCGTTGGCGCGCCACGCCACGGCACACTGGCGCAGCACCGGGCATCCCGTCATCCGCTCGTTCGAACCGGGCGAAGACTGGTTCTGGAACTACGACACCAACTCCTATTACGACGGCCCGAAGCTCGCGCCGCCCGACAATCATCCCGAGGACCAGCCCGCCCCAGGCCCGGCGAATCGGGTGCCCAAGGACTGGATGGTTCAGCTTCGGAGTCGACGCGACTGA
- a CDS encoding nuclear transport factor 2 family protein, whose protein sequence is MELWELSARERIRDTLARYNWSGDAMRLTELAESFCEDGALELRGGKSVRGRDAILEFLGGAVASPNATAQQSGVRRIVRHNVTNIRFTALTPQRAEVACYFTVVTEIGLDHYGRYRDVFVPVGDEWLIQHRFVSTDWHAPNSTMAG, encoded by the coding sequence ATGGAACTTTGGGAGCTTTCGGCGCGCGAGCGGATCAGGGACACGCTGGCCCGCTACAACTGGTCCGGCGACGCGATGCGACTGACCGAGCTCGCCGAATCCTTCTGCGAGGACGGTGCACTCGAGTTGCGCGGCGGCAAGTCCGTGCGGGGCCGTGACGCCATCCTCGAGTTCCTCGGCGGCGCAGTCGCTTCGCCGAATGCGACGGCCCAGCAGTCGGGGGTGCGGCGCATCGTCCGCCACAACGTGACGAACATCCGCTTCACCGCGCTGACGCCGCAGCGCGCCGAGGTGGCGTGCTACTTCACCGTCGTCACCGAGATCGGCCTCGACCACTACGGCCGGTATCGCGATGTGTTCGTGCCCGTCGGCGACGAGTGGCTGATACAGCACCGCTTCGTCTCGACCGACTGGCATGCGCCGAACTCGACGATGGCCGGTTAA
- a CDS encoding MCE family protein, whose protein sequence is MRRMVAATLVVACTSVSAGCGWRGLNSLSLPGTEGDEGGSYTIQAQLPDVVVIQENTRVRVADVNVGNVTKIEVQDWHALVTMRINDDVHLPANATAKVGTTSLLGSMHIELAPPTDVPPEGELKDGSVIPLSSTGTYPTTEQTLASVSILLNGGGLGQLQEINQTFAKALAGREDQMRSLLTQLDIFIKALNEQTDDIISATESLDSLAQQVADNDAAVDRALTTIPQAIAVLADSREKLADAIDALGKFSAIATSTVNQTKESLIANLRNIAPVFRELANAGPALTRGLDFLSTYPWVKSTVPNWFRGDFANITLIIDLTLSRLDAGLFTGTRWEGDLTELELQWGRTIGQKPSPYTAGNPLIAPYRWGAY, encoded by the coding sequence GTGAGGCGGATGGTGGCGGCGACGCTCGTCGTCGCGTGCACGTCGGTGTCGGCGGGATGCGGCTGGCGGGGCCTCAACTCGCTGAGCCTGCCGGGCACCGAGGGCGACGAGGGCGGGTCGTACACGATCCAGGCCCAGCTACCGGATGTCGTTGTCATCCAAGAGAACACCCGCGTCCGTGTCGCCGACGTCAACGTCGGCAACGTCACCAAGATCGAGGTGCAGGACTGGCACGCGCTGGTGACCATGCGGATCAACGACGACGTGCATCTGCCCGCGAACGCCACCGCCAAGGTCGGCACCACCAGCCTGCTCGGGTCCATGCACATCGAACTGGCGCCGCCCACCGACGTGCCTCCCGAGGGAGAACTGAAGGACGGGTCGGTGATCCCGCTGTCGTCGACCGGCACGTATCCGACCACCGAACAGACGCTGGCCTCGGTCTCGATCCTGCTCAACGGCGGCGGGCTCGGCCAGCTCCAGGAGATCAACCAGACGTTCGCCAAGGCACTGGCCGGCCGCGAGGACCAGATGCGCAGCCTGCTGACCCAGCTGGACATCTTCATCAAGGCGCTCAACGAGCAGACCGACGACATCATCTCTGCCACCGAGAGTCTCGACTCTCTGGCGCAACAGGTTGCGGACAACGACGCGGCCGTCGACAGGGCGCTCACGACCATCCCGCAGGCGATCGCAGTGCTCGCCGACTCGCGGGAGAAGCTGGCCGACGCCATCGACGCACTCGGTAAGTTCAGCGCCATCGCCACCTCGACGGTCAATCAGACCAAGGAGTCGCTGATCGCGAACCTGCGCAACATCGCACCCGTCTTCCGCGAGCTCGCTAATGCCGGACCGGCGCTGACCAGAGGGCTGGACTTTCTGTCGACCTATCCGTGGGTGAAAAGCACCGTCCCCAACTGGTTTCGGGGCGACTTCGCCAACATCACGCTCATCATCGATCTCACGCTGAGCAGGTTGGACGCGGGCCTGTTCACCGGGACGCGGTGGGAGGGTGATCTCACCGAGCTCGAATTGCAGTGGGGCCGCACCATCGGCCAGAAGCCCAGTCCGTACACCGCGGGCAACCCGTTGATCGCGCCATATCGATGGGGGGCCTACTGA
- a CDS encoding ABC transporter permease: MTELAHGSSSRLVGAIRRLGEQTAFYGQALASTPDAIRRYPTMVLRQIAGMGIGTGALAVIGGTVVIVGFLTLSTGALIAVQGYNTLSNVGIEALTGFLGAFLNVRFIAPATAGVALAATIGAGATAQIGAMRINEEIDALEVMGIRVITYLASTRIVAGVVAVIPIYTVAVLMSFLATRFGTTVVYGQSAGVYDHYFSSFLHPTDLLWSFVEALAMAAAVMAVHTYYGYTVTGGPAGVGDAVGRAVRMSITAGVFILLTITLSVYGQSGNFHLSG, encoded by the coding sequence GTGACCGAGCTTGCGCACGGGTCCTCGTCTCGGCTCGTCGGCGCTATCCGCAGGCTGGGGGAGCAGACCGCGTTCTACGGCCAGGCGCTGGCGTCCACGCCGGATGCGATCCGGCGCTATCCGACGATGGTGCTGCGCCAGATCGCGGGCATGGGGATCGGCACCGGCGCGCTGGCCGTGATCGGTGGCACGGTGGTCATCGTCGGGTTCCTGACGCTCTCCACCGGGGCGCTGATCGCCGTGCAGGGCTACAACACGCTGTCCAACGTCGGCATCGAAGCGCTCACCGGTTTCCTCGGCGCCTTCCTCAACGTCAGGTTCATCGCCCCCGCCACCGCGGGCGTCGCGCTGGCCGCCACCATCGGCGCGGGCGCCACCGCGCAGATCGGCGCGATGCGCATCAACGAGGAGATCGACGCGCTCGAGGTGATGGGCATCCGGGTCATCACCTATCTGGCGTCGACCCGCATCGTCGCCGGGGTGGTGGCGGTCATCCCGATCTACACCGTCGCGGTGCTGATGTCGTTTCTGGCCACGCGCTTCGGTACGACGGTCGTGTACGGGCAGTCGGCGGGCGTCTATGACCACTACTTCTCGTCGTTCCTGCATCCGACGGATCTGCTGTGGTCCTTCGTGGAGGCGTTGGCGATGGCCGCCGCTGTCATGGCGGTCCACACCTACTACGGCTACACCGTGACCGGTGGCCCCGCCGGTGTCGGTGACGCGGTCGGCCGTGCCGTGCGCATGTCGATCACCGCGGGCGTCTTCATCCTGTTGACCATCACGCTGTCCGTCTACGGTCAGTCCGGCAATTTCCACCTCTCGGGGTGA